Below is a genomic region from Tenrec ecaudatus isolate mTenEca1 chromosome 15, mTenEca1.hap1, whole genome shotgun sequence.
ggggcTGGAGTATGTGGCTCCTTATTTGGTGAAAACACTGAGCATTGGAACCTCAGACACCTGGGGACGATCCAGGATCTGCTGGAGCAGGAGTGTGGAGTTGTCATCAAAGGCGTCAACACCCCCTACCTGTACTTTGGCCTGTGGCAGACCACCTTCACTTGGCACACGGAGGACATGGACCTGTACAGCATCAACTACCTGCACTTCGGGGAGCCCAAAACGTGGTATGCGGTGCCCCCTGAGCACGGAGCCCGCCTGGAGAGACTGGCCAGGGAGCTTTTCCCTGGCAGTTCCAGTGGCTGCGCGAACTTCCTGCGgcacaaggtggccctcatctcacccagaatcctcagggagaACGGCATTCCTGTTGGTCGGATCACCCAGGGAGCAGGCGAGTTCATGGTCACATTCCCCTATGGATACCACGCTGGCTTCAATCACGGTTTCAACTGTACGGAATCCATCAACTTTGCCACCCTGCGCTGGGTTAATTACGGTAAAGCTGCTTCTCAGTGCAGCTGTGGGGAAGCCAGGGTCACATTTCCCATGGACGCCTTCGTGCGCATTCTGCAACCCGAGCGCTATGAGCTGTGGAAACACGGCAGGGACCGCACCTCCTTGGACCACGTGGAACCCACAGCACTGACCAGCCCGGAGTGGACGGCCTGGAAGGGAGCAAGGACTCGTGCGATGGTCAAGGGGCGTCTGCGGTCCTTTAAGCCACGCAGGGCCAGGCGTCGCTCTCTGACTCTGGCTGCagacagtgggcttgggggctgtgcaCTGGTGTGTCCTAGTCCCACAACCCACTCCTGGGAAGACAGCTCTACTGTGCAGCCTGAGGCCCCTACCTTCATGGGCAGCAGTCCTACGGGATCCAGTGTCTCCCTATTTCCCACCTCAGTTCCATCTGCCCAGTATCTCCAGGCTTCACCAAAGGGGACTCGCACTAGGCGTCCTCAGGACTCCGATGCCCACCAGCAGTCTGTGAAGTCCAGGGCCAAGAAGCAcacagcaagcacatttgtacacctgcCCACTCAGGCATTGCATGAGAATCAACAATCAACAGATGACCCTGGCCCTCAGAGATTTGACATCCAGCATGCTGTTAAAGCTTCTGGGTGCTGCTGTGACCCCGATCTTCAGCCCTTGGGACCCCCACTGAATCCTGATTCTCTGATGCACCCTGGCCCCTGCCTGAAGTCACTGGACAACATCTCAGTGAATCTCCCGGACATGCTTGTGCTGAGTCCTCCTAATGAGTCTTTGACTTCTACAACATTCTCCAGCTATGCCTCTGTGCACAGTATGGCACCTCTGGACCCCCTTGGTGCTATTGCTATGGACCCCCTTAAACTTCTATAGTCCTGCCCTCAGATGAGGTTCTGCAAATCTACTTACATAGATCCTTGGAGACAGACTCGATGGAACTTCACTTCCTAAATCCTGAAAGGTTGTCACCAGCAAAGATCTTCTTGTTGTGAGTTTAGCTAAACTGCAGTTTTTGTCAAATGTgattgtcccttggactatctctcaCCTTCAGGAAACACAGACACACCCAGCCAATCTTCAACATGGGAATTGTAATCTGTGGTGATTTAATTGTAATTGTAATTGTAATCTGTGGTGATCCTTGACCTCTCAGTGCCATGTTGATAGGTTGCCTAATACTTGCTCAGACTATGGACTCCACTAAAATGTGTTCTAAGGACTCACAGACCAACTGGATATATGTGTGTCCCTTGATTCTTCCTAGGCTTGGGAGTTGTCCTTGAAAAGAACTCCCTGCGCAGAAATCATTAAACCAATTGCTTTCCAGCGTGTCTCTCCACGTGGCAATCTCAGTGATCAAGACCCACTGTTTCAAAGTTGGACTTGGGGCTAATATTTAAGGAGGCCcattgccaagtctttctttgataatgcaggaggtgggttcaaactgctaacctagtCCTCACAAAAATTGGAGCCAACATTGGACGATGCTCAGACTCTGAGGCTCAATCCACTTCGGAAGCGCTGACCCGGTCTTCTACCGGTGGTCACAACTGTACCTTCTAatgaaattcaagcctttaacacactCCAATAATTCTGACGTGGCCACCCTTCAACCCACCAACCAAGCAATTGCTTACGTAGAAACTGCACCTTTGAATGAATGATGTCTGTTGCTGTTTGGGGATCAAGGATACCTATTTGTgattattaatttcattgttcttagtgtgtatctgaaaggaaataaaatacctTAAAACGCATTCTGAAAGTTTGACTATGAGAGGTATGTGAAAAACAAAGTGACTCATCACATAGCCAGAGCGAAAGAAGTAGCTAGGTCCCAATGAATTCACCAAACAGTCTGTCCTTGTACCCAGAGTAGTCCATgagggaatggaagaaaattgtacaacaaaacaccaccacagcaaaacaaaaagtcaaatgATGGGGAGAGCTACTGCCCAGAGTTCCCATCTAATCATTGAGCTGAAATTACTCCTGGAGTCACCTTTTCATGAAATCACACATTGGCATTGACTTGGGAATCAATTTCCCAGAAACTCTTGATACCCCTGTTGGTATTGTCTCTTCAACTCATGTATTTAAAAGCCTGTTTTCAGGTCTGCAGCCAGAAAAAATAAGCATCAGAGAGCCTGTCATGGAAGGTAGTGTGgcaaattttctctctttcttgaaagactcttaaaaatttttttctctacaggaacccatcccctgcccccacccaattGCTTAATCAAAAGAGGTAACAGAAAACTCACTTTAGAAACTCCACAAATTTCTTATTCATCAGCTCTAACCATTACTCTGAGtgattataaaaggagaaaaagtaaaactgaaacagatatggattagtttttatttaatttgtttcAAAGAA
It encodes:
- the LOC142427518 gene encoding LOW QUALITY PROTEIN: lysine-specific demethylase 4D-like (The sequence of the model RefSeq protein was modified relative to this genomic sequence to represent the inferred CDS: substituted 1 base at 1 genomic stop codon), coding for MNSQNYRSQNSSLKIMTFRPTMEEFKDFNKYIAYMESQGAHRAGLAKIIPPKQXTARENYDDVDDILIASPVQQVTTGQTGVFLQYHKKKKSMTVEEYRHLANTDRYCTPTHRDVDDLERTYWKSRMYNSPIYGAGVCGSLFGENTEHWNLRHLGTIQDLLEQECGVVIKGVNTPYLYFGLWQTTFTWHTEDMDLYSINYLHFGEPKTWYAVPPEHGARLERLARELFPGSSSGCANFLRHKVALISPRILRENGIPVGRITQGAGEFMVTFPYGYHAGFNHGFNCTESINFATLRWVNYGKAASQCSCGEARVTFPMDAFVRILQPERYELWKHGRDRTSLDHVEPTALTSPEWTAWKGARTRAMVKGRLRSFKPRRARRRSLTLAADSGLGGCALVCPSPTTHSWEDSSTVQPEAPTFMGSSPTGSSVSLFPTSVPSAQYLQASPKGTRTRRPQDSDAHQQSVKSRAKKHTASTFVHLPTQALHENQQSTDDPGPQRFDIQHAVKASGCCCDPDLQPLGPPLNPDSLMHPGPCLKSLDNISVNLPDMLVLSPPNESLTSTTFSSYASVHSMAPLDPLGAIAMDPLKLL